Proteins encoded in a region of the Pseudomonas denitrificans (nom. rej.) genome:
- a CDS encoding 3-oxoadipyl-CoA thiolase — protein sequence MLNAFIYAGLRTPFGRHGGALAPVRPDDLIAQVIRELLARTSVPGEAIEDVILGNTNQAGEDSRNIARHAALLAGLPVTVPGQTVNRLCASGLAAVIDAARAVTCGEGELFVAGGVESMSRAPFVMAKAEAAYSRDLTVFDSTIGARFPNPKIIAGFGNDSMPETGDNVAREFGISREQADRFAARSQANYEAAREAGFFAGEILPVSVPTGRKTPPNVVEQDEHPRPSSDEAALARLKPLSEGGVVTAGNASGVNDGAAALLIGSAAAGERHGLKPLARILSAAAVGVEPRIMGVGPVEAINKALTRAELTLADMDIIEINEAFASQVLGCLHGLGVDFDDARVNPNGGAIAVGHPLGASGARLALSVARQLQRSGQRYAVISLCIGVGQGLAMVIERA from the coding sequence ATGCTCAATGCCTTTATCTACGCCGGCCTGCGCACCCCCTTCGGGCGCCATGGCGGCGCCCTGGCCCCGGTACGCCCGGACGATCTGATCGCCCAGGTGATCCGCGAGCTGCTGGCCCGCACCAGCGTGCCCGGTGAAGCCATCGAGGACGTGATCCTCGGCAACACCAACCAGGCCGGCGAAGACAGCCGCAATATCGCCCGCCATGCCGCGCTGCTCGCCGGCCTGCCGGTGACCGTACCGGGACAGACGGTGAACCGCCTGTGCGCCAGCGGCCTGGCGGCCGTCATCGACGCGGCGCGTGCCGTGACCTGTGGCGAAGGCGAGCTGTTCGTCGCTGGCGGCGTGGAAAGCATGTCCCGCGCGCCCTTCGTCATGGCCAAGGCCGAGGCCGCCTACAGCCGCGACCTGACGGTGTTCGACAGCACCATCGGCGCGCGCTTCCCCAACCCGAAGATCATCGCCGGGTTCGGCAACGACAGCATGCCGGAGACCGGCGACAACGTAGCCCGCGAGTTCGGCATCAGCCGCGAGCAGGCCGACCGTTTCGCCGCGCGCTCCCAGGCCAACTATGAAGCCGCCCGCGAGGCCGGTTTCTTCGCCGGGGAAATCCTCCCGGTCAGCGTGCCTACTGGGCGCAAGACGCCGCCGAACGTGGTCGAGCAGGACGAACATCCGCGTCCGTCTTCCGATGAAGCCGCGCTGGCGCGCCTGAAACCCTTGTCCGAAGGCGGCGTGGTCACCGCCGGCAATGCCTCTGGCGTCAACGATGGCGCGGCCGCGCTGCTGATCGGCTCGGCTGCGGCGGGCGAACGCCACGGCCTCAAGCCGCTGGCACGGATTCTCTCGGCAGCGGCGGTCGGCGTGGAGCCACGCATCATGGGCGTCGGCCCGGTGGAGGCGATCAACAAGGCGCTTACCCGCGCCGAACTGACCCTCGCCGACATGGACATCATCGAGATCAACGAGGCCTTCGCCTCCCAGGTGCTCGGCTGCCTGCACGGCCTGGGCGTGGACTTCGACGATGCGCGGGTCAACCCCAACGGCGGCGCCATCGCCGTCGGCCACCCGCTGGGCGCTTCCGGCGCGCGGCTGGCGCTGAGCGTCGCGCGACAACTGCAGCGCAGTGGTCAACGCTATGCGGTTATCAGCCTGTGCATCGGTGTGGGCCAGGGGCTCGCCATGGTTATCGAGCGCGCGTAA
- a CDS encoding CaiB/BaiF CoA transferase family protein, whose amino-acid sequence MGALSGYRVLDLSRVLAGPWCGQVLADLGAEVIKIERPGVGDDTRGWGPPYMKAADGSDSSEAAYYQSTNRNKLSVALNLATEEGQALVRALACECDVLIENYKAGSLAKYGLDYDSLSKVNPRLVYCSITGFGQTGPRAEEPGYDFIIQGMGGLMSITGEKDGVPGASPQKVGVAVSDVMTGLYSVVAIQAALLAREKTGRGQHCDMALLDVQVAMLGNQSQNYLATGRSPGRQGNAHVNIVPYQVFSAQDMDFIIACGNDSQFVSLCDAIGLPELPKDPRFTRNADRVRNRDVIVGKLAEHFQGDTADNWVRRIHAMKVPVGVINDIGRALDEPQVVARDMLVEIPHAQNPAFRMVGSPLKLSDTPVEYQRPAPMLGEHTDEVLKRRLGLDDARLAALKAEGVIEQLGKP is encoded by the coding sequence ATGGGTGCTTTGAGCGGATACCGCGTACTCGACCTCAGCCGCGTGCTGGCCGGCCCCTGGTGCGGCCAGGTGCTGGCCGACCTGGGCGCGGAAGTGATCAAGATCGAACGTCCCGGCGTGGGTGACGACACCCGCGGCTGGGGCCCGCCTTACATGAAGGCTGCCGACGGCTCGGACAGTTCCGAGGCGGCGTACTACCAGTCGACCAACCGCAACAAGCTGTCGGTGGCGCTGAACCTGGCGACGGAAGAAGGCCAGGCGCTGGTGCGCGCCCTGGCCTGCGAGTGCGATGTGCTGATCGAGAACTACAAGGCCGGCTCGCTGGCCAAGTACGGGCTGGATTACGACAGCCTGTCCAAGGTCAATCCGCGCCTGGTCTACTGCTCCATCACCGGCTTCGGCCAGACCGGCCCGCGCGCCGAGGAGCCCGGCTACGACTTCATCATCCAGGGCATGGGCGGGCTGATGAGCATCACCGGCGAGAAGGACGGCGTGCCCGGCGCCAGCCCGCAGAAGGTCGGTGTCGCCGTGTCCGACGTAATGACCGGCCTGTACTCGGTGGTTGCCATCCAGGCTGCGCTGCTGGCGCGGGAGAAGACCGGCCGCGGCCAGCACTGCGACATGGCGCTGCTCGACGTGCAGGTCGCCATGCTCGGCAACCAGAGCCAGAACTACCTCGCCACCGGCCGCTCGCCGGGCCGCCAGGGCAACGCCCACGTCAACATCGTGCCGTACCAGGTGTTCAGCGCGCAGGACATGGATTTCATCATCGCCTGCGGCAACGACAGCCAGTTCGTCTCGCTGTGCGACGCCATCGGCCTGCCCGAACTGCCGAAGGACCCGCGTTTCACCCGTAACGCCGACCGCGTGCGCAACCGCGACGTGATCGTCGGCAAGCTGGCCGAGCACTTCCAGGGCGACACCGCCGACAACTGGGTGCGCCGCATCCACGCGATGAAGGTGCCGGTCGGCGTGATCAACGATATCGGCCGCGCGCTGGACGAGCCGCAGGTGGTCGCCCGGGACATGCTGGTGGAGATTCCCCACGCGCAGAACCCCGCGTTCCGCATGGTCGGCAGCCCGCTGAAACTGTCCGACACCCCGGTGGAATACCAGCGCCCGGCGCCGATGCTCGGCGAACACACCGACGAGGTGCTCAAGCGCCGCCTGGGGCTCGACGACGCGCGCCTGGCTGCGCTCAAGGCCGAGGGTGTGATCGAGCAGCTGGGCAAACCCTGA
- a CDS encoding electron transfer flavoprotein subunit beta/FixA family protein codes for MKVLVAVKRVVDYNVKVRVKADNSGVDLANVKMSMNPFCEIAVEEAVRLKEKGVASEIVVVSVGPSGAQEQLRTALALGADRAVLVESNDELSSLAVAKALKALVDKEQPQLVILGKQAIDSDNNQTGQMLAALTGYAQGTFASKVEVAGDKVNVTREIDGGLQTVALNLPAIVTTDLRLNEPRYASLPNIMKAKKKPLEFLPPDVLGISMTSTVKTLKVEAPAARSAGIKVKSVAELVEKLKNEAKVI; via the coding sequence ATGAAAGTGCTCGTCGCGGTAAAACGCGTGGTCGATTACAACGTCAAGGTCCGCGTCAAGGCGGACAACTCCGGCGTCGATCTGGCCAACGTCAAGATGTCCATGAACCCCTTCTGCGAAATCGCCGTGGAAGAGGCCGTACGCCTGAAAGAGAAGGGCGTCGCCAGCGAGATCGTGGTGGTCTCGGTCGGCCCCAGTGGCGCGCAGGAGCAACTGCGTACCGCATTGGCACTGGGCGCAGACCGCGCGGTGCTGGTCGAGAGCAATGACGAACTGAGCTCGCTGGCTGTCGCCAAGGCCCTGAAAGCCCTGGTCGACAAGGAGCAGCCGCAGCTGGTCATCCTCGGCAAGCAGGCCATCGACAGCGACAACAACCAGACCGGCCAGATGCTGGCTGCGCTGACCGGCTACGCCCAGGGCACCTTCGCGTCCAAGGTCGAAGTCGCTGGCGACAAGGTCAACGTCACCCGTGAAATCGACGGCGGCCTGCAGACCGTTGCCCTGAACCTGCCGGCCATCGTCACCACCGACCTGCGCCTGAACGAGCCGCGCTACGCGTCGCTGCCCAACATCATGAAGGCGAAGAAAAAGCCGCTGGAATTCCTCCCACCCGATGTACTGGGCATCTCCATGACCTCCACCGTGAAGACCCTCAAGGTGGAAGCGCCCGCCGCGCGCAGCGCCGGCATCAAGGTGAAATCCGTGGCCGAACTGGTCGAGAAACTGAAGAACGAAGCGAAGGTGATCTGA
- a CDS encoding electron transfer flavoprotein subunit alpha/FixB family protein produces the protein MAVLVVAEHSNGALGSATLNTVAAAQKIGGDIAVLVAGQNVGGVAEAAAKIAGVSKVLVADNAAYAHQLPENVAPLIAALVKDSGGNGYSHVLAAATTNGKNFLPRVAALLDVDQISEIIEVVSADTFKRPIYAGNAIATVQSSAAVKVITVRGTGFDAVAAEGGSAAVEAVSGPADAGKSAFVGEELAKSDRPELTAARIVVSGGRGMGNGDNFSILYSLADKLGAAVGASRAAVDAGFVPNDMQVGQTGKIVAPQLYAAVGISGAIQHLAGMKDSKVIVAINKDEEAPIFQVADYGLVADLFEAVPELERTI, from the coding sequence ATGGCTGTTTTGGTTGTTGCAGAACATTCGAATGGCGCGCTGGGCTCGGCGACGCTGAACACCGTTGCCGCTGCGCAGAAGATCGGTGGTGACATCGCTGTCCTGGTCGCTGGCCAGAACGTCGGTGGCGTGGCTGAAGCCGCTGCCAAGATCGCCGGTGTTTCCAAGGTGCTGGTCGCCGACAACGCTGCCTACGCTCACCAGCTGCCGGAGAACGTCGCTCCGCTGATCGCTGCTCTTGTGAAAGACAGTGGGGGCAATGGCTACAGCCACGTGCTGGCCGCCGCCACCACCAACGGCAAGAACTTCCTGCCGCGCGTCGCCGCCCTGCTGGACGTCGACCAGATCTCCGAGATCATCGAAGTGGTCAGCGCCGACACCTTCAAGCGTCCGATCTATGCCGGTAACGCCATCGCCACCGTGCAATCTTCGGCTGCGGTCAAGGTCATCACCGTGCGTGGCACCGGCTTCGACGCCGTTGCTGCCGAAGGTGGCTCCGCCGCTGTTGAAGCCGTTTCCGGCCCGGCCGATGCCGGCAAGTCCGCCTTCGTGGGCGAAGAACTGGCCAAGTCCGACCGTCCGGAGCTGACCGCTGCCAGGATCGTCGTTTCCGGCGGCCGCGGCATGGGCAATGGCGACAACTTCAGCATCCTCTACTCCCTGGCTGACAAGCTGGGCGCTGCCGTCGGTGCTTCCCGCGCTGCGGTGGATGCCGGCTTCGTGCCGAACGACATGCAGGTCGGCCAGACCGGCAAGATCGTCGCTCCGCAGCTGTACGCGGCCGTCGGTATCTCCGGCGCCATCCAGCACCTGGCGGGCATGAAGGACTCGAAAGTGATCGTTGCGATCAACAAGGACGAAGAGGCGCCGATCTTCCAGGTTGCCGACTACGGCCTGGTCGCCGACCTGTTCGAAGCCGTACCGGAGCTGGAACGGACTATCTGA
- a CDS encoding OprD family porin — MNTRRLPVLVSGLALLPPFVHADFLADSKASIETRNFYFNRDYRQSGAAQSKSEEWAQGFLLRYESGYTDGTVGVGVDALGLLGLKLDSSPDRSGSGLLPYSASDKRAADDYSDLGLTAKLRVSKSTLKVGTLLPKLPVVQYNDTRLLPQTFQGALVESKELDDLDLQLGQLREVKQRDSSNDEDLSMTRGNKRNIVAGSHLTSDRFNLAGGTYRWSNQLSTSYHYANLEDLYRQHYVSLVHTLPIAEGQSLKSDIRWARSTDDGGSNVDNRALNAMFTYKLGNQAFGLGLQRMSGDTGFAYLSGTDPYLVNYVQIGDFANKDERSWQLRYDFNFASYGLPGLSLMTRYLRGDNIDLLNGQGNGKEWERDTDVGYLVQSGPLKNVGFKLRNSTFRSSFGNDMDETRFIVSYTLPIW, encoded by the coding sequence ATGAATACTCGTCGACTCCCCGTGCTGGTCTCCGGACTGGCGCTGCTGCCCCCGTTCGTCCACGCCGATTTCCTCGCCGACAGCAAGGCCAGCATCGAAACTCGCAACTTCTACTTCAACCGCGACTACCGCCAGAGCGGCGCCGCCCAGTCGAAATCCGAGGAATGGGCGCAGGGCTTCCTGCTGCGCTACGAGTCGGGCTACACCGACGGCACCGTCGGCGTCGGTGTCGATGCCCTCGGCCTGCTGGGCCTGAAGCTCGACTCCAGCCCGGATCGCTCCGGCTCCGGCCTGCTGCCGTATTCCGCCAGCGACAAGCGCGCCGCCGACGACTACAGCGACCTCGGCCTGACCGCCAAGCTGCGCGTCTCAAAGAGCACCCTGAAAGTCGGCACGCTGCTGCCCAAGCTGCCGGTGGTGCAGTACAACGACACCCGCCTGCTGCCGCAGACCTTCCAGGGCGCGCTGGTGGAGTCGAAGGAACTCGACGACCTCGACCTGCAGCTCGGCCAGCTGCGCGAGGTGAAGCAGCGTGATTCGTCCAACGACGAAGACCTGTCGATGACCCGTGGCAACAAGCGCAACATCGTGGCCGGCAGCCACCTCACCAGCGACCGCTTCAACCTCGCTGGCGGCACCTACCGCTGGAGCAACCAGCTCAGCACCAGCTACCACTACGCCAACCTCGAAGACCTCTATCGCCAACACTACGTGAGCCTGGTGCACACGCTGCCGATCGCCGAAGGCCAGTCGCTGAAGTCCGACATCCGCTGGGCGCGCTCCACCGACGATGGCGGCAGCAACGTCGACAACCGCGCGCTCAACGCCATGTTCACCTACAAGCTCGGCAACCAGGCGTTCGGCCTCGGGCTGCAGCGCATGTCCGGCGACACCGGCTTCGCCTACCTGTCCGGCACCGACCCGTACCTGGTCAACTACGTGCAGATCGGCGACTTCGCCAACAAGGACGAGCGCTCCTGGCAACTGCGCTACGACTTCAATTTCGCCTCCTACGGGCTGCCCGGCCTGAGCCTGATGACCCGCTACCTGCGCGGCGACAACATCGACCTGCTGAACGGGCAGGGCAACGGCAAGGAGTGGGAGCGCGACACCGACGTCGGCTACCTGGTGCAGAGCGGCCCGCTGAAGAACGTCGGCTTCAAGCTGCGCAACAGCACTTTCCGCAGCAGCTTCGGCAACGACATGGACGAGACCCGCTTCATCGTCAGCTACACCTTGCCGATCTGGTAA
- a CDS encoding DUF2798 domain-containing protein codes for MIARRYGPLLFALILSCVMTLLVSGLSTWRAVGLAPAFAQLWLGAWLASWSIGFPLVLFIAPLTRRLVERLVRA; via the coding sequence ATGATCGCCCGCCGCTACGGCCCGCTGCTGTTCGCGCTGATCCTGTCCTGCGTGATGACCTTGCTGGTCTCCGGCCTCTCCACCTGGCGCGCCGTCGGCCTGGCCCCAGCCTTCGCCCAGCTCTGGCTGGGCGCGTGGCTCGCCAGCTGGAGCATCGGCTTCCCGCTGGTACTGTTCATCGCCCCACTCACACGCCGCCTCGTGGAAAGGCTGGTCCGCGCTTAG
- a CDS encoding flavodoxin family protein encodes MKTIAIVYHSASGRTERIAQTIASGARSVPGCEVHLLKAQELIEQPQALLAYHGLILGSPTYLGGVSAPLKALMDATGPLWRQQKLRGRLAAGFTVSALPAGDKQSTLISLFTFCMQHGMLWAGNAILPEQHLGVPVEEAANRLGSWSGLMAQADKTAADFCPGDLKTARLFGQYFAETLGRLHQPQVEHAQEAHA; translated from the coding sequence ATGAAAACCATCGCCATCGTCTACCACAGCGCCAGCGGCCGTACCGAGCGCATCGCCCAGACCATCGCCAGCGGCGCTCGCAGTGTGCCCGGCTGCGAAGTGCATCTGCTCAAGGCGCAGGAGTTGATCGAGCAGCCGCAAGCGCTGCTCGCCTATCACGGCCTGATCCTGGGATCACCAACCTACCTGGGCGGCGTCTCGGCGCCGCTGAAAGCCCTGATGGACGCCACCGGGCCGCTCTGGCGCCAGCAGAAGTTGCGCGGCCGCCTCGCCGCCGGCTTCACCGTGTCGGCGCTGCCTGCGGGCGACAAGCAGTCCACATTGATCTCGCTGTTCACCTTCTGCATGCAGCACGGGATGCTCTGGGCCGGCAACGCGATCCTCCCCGAGCAGCACCTGGGCGTGCCCGTCGAGGAAGCCGCCAACCGCCTCGGCTCCTGGTCCGGGCTGATGGCCCAGGCGGACAAGACCGCCGCGGACTTCTGCCCCGGCGACCTGAAGACCGCCCGGCTGTTCGGCCAGTACTTCGCCGAAACCCTCGGCCGCCTGCACCAGCCGCAGGTCGAGCACGCGCAGGAGGCCCACGCATGA
- a CDS encoding helix-turn-helix domain-containing protein, translating into MDIADVARRSGVPASTLRFYEEKGLIVSLAKPGARRQFAPQILDQLALITLGQSAGFSLEEIRSMFAGDGGANIDRQMLAAKADELDATIRRLRAMSRGLRHAAACPAPSHAQCPTFQKLVKAAGESALEGKRERGRLRKGKGAV; encoded by the coding sequence ATGGATATCGCTGACGTGGCCAGGCGCTCCGGCGTGCCGGCATCGACCCTGCGTTTCTACGAGGAAAAGGGGCTGATCGTCTCGCTCGCCAAGCCCGGCGCGCGCCGCCAGTTCGCGCCACAGATTCTCGATCAGCTGGCGTTGATCACCCTCGGGCAATCGGCGGGGTTCAGCCTGGAGGAAATCCGCTCGATGTTCGCCGGTGACGGCGGGGCGAACATCGACCGGCAGATGCTGGCGGCCAAGGCGGATGAGCTGGATGCCACGATCCGACGCCTGCGGGCGATGAGCCGGGGGCTGCGCCATGCGGCGGCGTGCCCGGCGCCCAGTCATGCGCAGTGCCCGACTTTCCAGAAACTGGTCAAGGCGGCGGGGGAGAGTGCGCTGGAGGGGAAGAGGGAGCGGGGGCGGTTGAGGAAGGGGAAGGGTGCTGTCTGA
- a CDS encoding LysR substrate-binding domain-containing protein, protein MLKHWPPLNALRGFEAAARLGSFHKAAEELHLTQSAISQQIRSLESFVEQPLFYRSGRKVALTDAGADLLSTTQSMLQQLAVGIRRLDQYRKPNQLVVNTTPAFARHWLVPRLGDFHARHPQIDLWLLTTDETPDMATQTIDIAVRDDLTAQAECRFRVLLEDRLYPACHPSLLAQPESARTTLHGEREMDWAHWQLQGGADVGQRSEGLNFSDPGLLLDAASQGLGIALVSQLLAGDARGNHLLTPLSEQTVRGPNWSLLVHQQSERNAQAVGFCEWLSAALGVSL, encoded by the coding sequence ATGCTCAAACACTGGCCACCCCTGAATGCCCTGCGTGGTTTCGAAGCCGCTGCGCGCCTGGGCAGCTTCCACAAGGCTGCCGAGGAACTGCACCTCACCCAGTCGGCTATCAGCCAGCAGATCCGCAGCCTGGAAAGCTTCGTCGAACAGCCGCTGTTCTATCGCTCCGGGCGCAAGGTGGCGCTGACCGACGCTGGCGCCGACCTGCTCAGCACCACGCAATCCATGCTCCAGCAACTGGCCGTAGGCATCCGCCGCCTGGACCAGTACCGCAAGCCCAACCAACTGGTGGTCAACACCACCCCGGCCTTCGCCCGCCACTGGCTGGTGCCGCGCCTGGGCGACTTCCACGCGCGCCACCCGCAGATCGACCTCTGGCTGCTGACCACCGACGAAACCCCGGACATGGCCACCCAGACCATCGACATCGCCGTGCGCGACGACCTCACCGCCCAGGCCGAATGCCGCTTCCGCGTGCTGCTGGAGGATCGCCTCTACCCGGCCTGCCATCCCTCATTGCTGGCGCAGCCGGAATCGGCGCGCACCACCCTGCACGGCGAACGGGAAATGGACTGGGCGCACTGGCAGCTGCAAGGTGGCGCCGACGTCGGCCAGCGCAGCGAGGGCCTGAACTTCTCCGACCCCGGCCTGCTGCTGGATGCCGCCAGCCAGGGGCTGGGCATTGCCCTGGTGAGCCAATTGCTGGCGGGTGATGCCCGAGGCAATCACCTGCTCACTCCACTCAGCGAACAGACCGTGCGCGGGCCCAACTGGTCGCTGCTGGTGCACCAGCAGAGCGAGCGCAACGCGCAGGCGGTGGGGTTTTGCGAGTGGCTATCCGCCGCGCTGGGCGTCTCCCTGTAG
- a CDS encoding agmatine deiminase family protein, with translation MHRNDDMQNGWRMPAEWVNHAATWMAFPHNRPLWEGGWHVTLEQVQEDFARVANAIARFEPVKLVVDPSAMARAAELCGANVELVPLPIDDSWCRDSGPTFVCHPQHGVAGVSWRFNAWGGKSEHTLDEGLGRRILNNLGFDCFGTPLSNEGGAIHVDGEGTLITTESVLLNPNRNPGVSKREMEEIFGRLLGVTKTIWLPGDPQYVTGDMTDGHVDGVCAFARPGVLLVDATHDASSTYAEVARENRRALELATDAQGRSFELIELFEASAAVDPEAEVFCASYTNFYLANGAVIMPAYGIAADDEAAAVLARAFPGREVVPVRINNLAHGGGGVHCITQQQPAWPLGGL, from the coding sequence ATGCATCGCAACGACGACATGCAGAACGGCTGGCGCATGCCTGCCGAATGGGTCAACCACGCGGCGACCTGGATGGCATTCCCGCATAACCGTCCGCTCTGGGAGGGCGGCTGGCACGTGACCCTGGAGCAGGTGCAGGAAGACTTTGCCCGCGTCGCCAACGCCATCGCCCGCTTCGAGCCGGTGAAACTGGTGGTGGACCCGTCCGCCATGGCCCGCGCCGCCGAGCTGTGCGGGGCCAACGTCGAACTGGTGCCGCTGCCCATCGACGACAGCTGGTGCCGTGATTCCGGGCCGACCTTCGTCTGCCATCCGCAGCACGGCGTGGCCGGCGTGAGCTGGCGTTTCAACGCCTGGGGCGGCAAGTCCGAGCACACCCTGGACGAAGGCCTGGGCCGGCGCATCCTCAACAACCTCGGGTTCGATTGCTTTGGCACACCGCTGTCCAACGAGGGCGGCGCGATTCACGTAGATGGCGAGGGCACGCTGATCACCACCGAATCAGTGCTGCTCAACCCCAACCGCAATCCCGGCGTCAGCAAGCGTGAGATGGAAGAAATCTTCGGCCGCCTGCTGGGCGTGACCAAAACCATCTGGCTGCCGGGCGACCCGCAGTACGTCACTGGCGACATGACCGACGGCCACGTCGATGGCGTCTGCGCCTTCGCCCGCCCCGGCGTGCTGCTGGTGGATGCGACCCACGACGCCTCCAGCACCTACGCCGAGGTGGCGCGGGAGAACCGTCGCGCACTGGAGCTGGCCACCGATGCCCAGGGCCGTTCCTTCGAGCTGATCGAACTGTTCGAAGCCAGCGCAGCGGTGGACCCGGAAGCGGAAGTCTTCTGCGCGTCCTACACCAACTTCTACCTGGCCAATGGCGCGGTGATCATGCCGGCCTATGGCATCGCCGCCGACGACGAAGCCGCCGCCGTGCTGGCCCGCGCCTTCCCCGGCCGCGAAGTGGTGCCGGTGCGCATCAACAACCTGGCCCATGGCGGTGGCGGCGTGCACTGCATCACCCAGCAGCAGCCGGCCTGGCCGCTGGGAGGCCTGTGA
- the aguB gene encoding N-carbamoylputrescine amidase, protein MGKLTVAVLQFSCSWDLPRNLAEAERHLRAAAAAGAKLILLPELFATPYFCIEQDHAHLALAQPYEDSPLLQRFANLAAELNVVLPISWFERAGNAYFNSLTVADADGRLLGVYRKTHIPNAIGYQEKEYFSPGDTGFRVWDTAVGRLGVGICWDQWFPETARCLALQGAEMLLFPTAIGSEPGAEQLDSRDHWQTAQRGHAAANLLPVLAANRIGEEVAPSDDALRMRFYGSSFITDHKGALLAEAGRNEAAVLVRELDLGLAREERLTWGVYRDRRPEMYGPLLGLDGRHLHPRWQGV, encoded by the coding sequence ATGGGCAAGCTGACTGTCGCTGTCCTGCAGTTTTCCTGCAGCTGGGACCTGCCGCGCAACCTCGCCGAAGCCGAGCGCCACCTGCGCGCGGCTGCAGCGGCGGGGGCGAAGCTGATCCTCCTGCCCGAGCTGTTCGCCACGCCGTACTTCTGCATCGAGCAGGACCACGCCCACCTCGCCCTGGCCCAGCCGTATGAGGACAGCCCGCTGCTACAGCGCTTCGCCAACCTGGCGGCGGAGCTCAACGTGGTGCTGCCGATCAGTTGGTTCGAGCGGGCCGGCAACGCCTACTTCAACTCGCTGACGGTGGCCGATGCCGACGGCCGCCTGCTCGGGGTGTACCGCAAGACGCATATCCCCAACGCCATCGGCTACCAGGAGAAGGAATACTTCAGCCCCGGCGACACTGGCTTCCGCGTCTGGGACACCGCTGTCGGCCGCCTCGGCGTGGGCATCTGCTGGGACCAGTGGTTCCCCGAGACCGCCCGCTGCCTGGCGCTGCAGGGCGCGGAGATGCTGCTGTTCCCCACCGCCATCGGCTCCGAGCCAGGCGCCGAGCAGCTGGATTCCCGCGATCACTGGCAGACCGCTCAGCGCGGCCACGCCGCCGCCAACCTGCTGCCGGTACTGGCGGCCAACCGCATCGGCGAGGAGGTAGCGCCCAGCGATGACGCGCTGCGCATGCGCTTCTACGGCTCGTCCTTCATCACCGACCACAAGGGCGCGCTGCTGGCCGAGGCCGGGCGCAACGAGGCCGCCGTGCTGGTACGCGAGCTGGACCTCGGCCTGGCCCGCGAGGAGCGCCTGACCTGGGGCGTGTACCGCGACCGCCGCCCGGAAATGTACGGCCCGCTGCTCGGCCTCGACGGCCGCCACCTGCACCCGCGCTGGCAAGGAGTCTGA
- a CDS encoding extracellular solute-binding protein: MNKHLLIGALGLSLACTLQPAAAEEKVLRLFNWADYFAPDTLANFTQETGIRVIYDVMDSSETLEAKMMAGHSGYDLIFPGDTVAERLMRAGALQKLDDSKLEHLGDIEPGLQSLQTKYPYSRHAVVPYTWGSIGLTYNQAKIEQRMPGAPVNSLDLMFKPELAKHFADCGISMIDSPDEVLAVVLNYLGRDPRSGKPQDLSDALAVLNGIRPYIRKFQSQPVTQLVNGDLCLSLGYSGDVIQSQRAAIDAKKPERFEYRVPREGTSVWMDTMAIPVDAPHPEYAYALINYLMRPDVMAAISNATGYPTSNAKARPMVEASMRDNPDIYLDEKAYARLFPGKDIPQRDMRSRMRTWTSFKTGTGG; encoded by the coding sequence ATGAACAAGCACCTGCTGATTGGCGCGCTGGGGCTATCCCTGGCATGCACCCTGCAACCGGCCGCAGCCGAAGAGAAGGTCCTGCGCCTGTTCAACTGGGCGGATTACTTCGCCCCCGACACGCTGGCGAACTTCACCCAGGAAACCGGCATCCGCGTCATCTACGACGTGATGGACAGCAGCGAGACGCTGGAGGCCAAGATGATGGCCGGGCACAGCGGCTACGACCTGATCTTCCCCGGCGATACCGTGGCCGAGCGCCTGATGCGCGCCGGCGCCTTGCAGAAGCTCGACGACAGCAAGCTGGAACACCTGGGCGATATCGAGCCGGGCCTGCAGAGCCTGCAGACCAAGTACCCGTACTCGCGGCATGCCGTGGTGCCCTACACCTGGGGCAGCATCGGCCTGACCTACAACCAGGCGAAGATCGAGCAGCGCATGCCTGGCGCACCGGTGAACAGCCTCGACCTGATGTTCAAGCCGGAGCTGGCCAAGCACTTCGCCGACTGCGGCATCTCGATGATCGATTCGCCGGATGAGGTGCTCGCCGTGGTGCTCAACTACCTCGGCCGCGACCCGCGCAGCGGCAAGCCGCAGGACCTGAGCGATGCGCTGGCGGTGCTCAACGGCATCCGCCCGTACATCCGCAAGTTCCAGTCGCAGCCGGTGACCCAGCTGGTGAATGGCGACCTGTGCCTGTCGCTGGGCTACAGCGGTGACGTGATCCAGTCGCAACGCGCCGCCATTGATGCGAAGAAGCCCGAACGCTTCGAGTACCGCGTGCCGCGCGAAGGCACTTCGGTGTGGATGGACACCATGGCCATCCCGGTCGACGCGCCGCACCCCGAGTACGCCTACGCGCTGATCAACTACCTGATGCGCCCGGACGTGATGGCAGCGATCAGCAACGCCACCGGCTACCCGACGTCCAATGCCAAGGCGCGGCCGATGGTCGAGGCGAGCATGCGCGACAACCCGGACATCTATCTTGATGAGAAGGCCTACGCGCGACTGTTCCCCGGCAAGGACATCCCGCAGCGCGACATGCGTTCGCGGATGCGCACCTGGACCAGTTTCAAGACCGGCACCGGTGGTTGA